In the genome of Coregonus clupeaformis isolate EN_2021a chromosome 11, ASM2061545v1, whole genome shotgun sequence, one region contains:
- the LOC121531247 gene encoding neurotensin/neuromedin N-like encodes MQAQLACVLLLCLTCGILCSDVDQEQRAIEEELLSSLFTSKMKQSKQGAPYWRVSLVNVCRMVNSLMNSRSWREQEEYNTEEEMGERLASLPEPLDELLDLQHICKVLQPREMLDGSQEYLDADQNSDNPLKRKSPYIFKRQVKNTKARRPYILKRSSFY; translated from the exons ATGCAGGCACAGTTGGCGTGTGTGCTTCTCCTCTGTTTGACGTGTGGCATATTATGTTCAG ATGTTGACCAGGAACAGCGGGCGATAGAGGAGGAGCTGTTGAGCAGTCTCTTCACTTCAAAG ATGAAACAGAGCAAGCAGGGCGCCCCCTACTGGCGTGTGTCCCTGGTGAATGTGTGCAGGATGGTGAACAGCCTGATGAACAGCCGGTCGTGGAGAGAACAGGAGGAGTAtaacactgaggaggagatgggggagaggctGGCCTCCCTTCCTGAGCCACTGGACGAGCTTCTAGACCTGCAGCACATCTGCAAAGTGCTGCAACCCCGAGAG ATGCTTGACGGCTCTCAAGAGTACTTAGACGCCGATCAAAACAGTGACAACCCGCTCAAAAGGAAATCACCGTATATTTTTAAGAGGCAAGTGAAAAACACCAAAGCACGGAGGCCGTACATATTGAAGCGGAGTTCATTTTACTGA